One window of the Prionailurus bengalensis isolate Pbe53 chromosome E1, Fcat_Pben_1.1_paternal_pri, whole genome shotgun sequence genome contains the following:
- the CSNK1D gene encoding casein kinase I isoform X3 — protein sequence MELRVGNRYRLGRKIGSGSFGDIYLGTDIAAGEEVAIKLECVKTKHPQLHIESKIYKMMQGGVGIPTIRWCGAEGDYNVMVMELLGPSLEDLFNFCSRKFSLKTVLLLADQMISRIEYIHSKNFIHRDVKPDNFLMGLGKKGNLVYIIDFGLAKKYRDARTHQHIPYRENKNLTGTARYASINTHLGIEQSRRDDLESLGYVLMYFNLGSLPWQGLKAATKRQKYERISEKKMSTPIEVLCKSYPSEFATYLNFCRSLRFDDKPDYSYLRQLFRNLFHRQGFSYDYVFDWNMLKFGASRAADDAERERRDREERLRHPRNPAARGLPSTASGRLRGTQEVAPPTPLTPTSHTANTSPRPVSGMERERKVSMRLHRGAPVNVSSSDLTGRQDTSRMSTSQVRTPHRHALRARRGRDAAAHGPLCVRADLRAPRRVG from the exons ATGGAGCTCAGAGTCGGGAACAGGTACCGGCTGGGCCGGAAGATCGGTAGCGGCTCCTTCGGAGACATCTATCTCG GTACGGACATTGCTGCAGGAGAAGAAGTTGCCATCAAGCTTGAATGTGTCAAAACCAAACACCCTCAGCTCCACATTGAGAGCAAAATCTACAAAATGATGCAGGGAGGAG TGGGCATCCCCACCATCCGGTGGTGCGGGGCGGAGGGGGACTACAATGTCATGGTGATGGAGCTGTTGGGACCGAGCCTGGAAGACCTGTTCAACTTCTGCTCCAGGAAATTCAGCCTCAAAACTGTCCTGCTGCTTGCTGACCAGATG aTTAGTCGCATCGAATACATTCATTCAAAGAACTTCATCCACCGAGATGTGAAGCCAGATAACTTTCTCATGGGGCTGGGGAAGAAGGGCAACCTGGTCTACATCATTGACTTTGGGCTGGCCAAGAAGTACCGGGATGCCAGGACCCACCAGCACATCCCCTACCGCGAGAACAAAAACCTCACTGGGACGGCGCGGTACGCCTCCATCAACACGCATCTTGGAATCG AGCAATCTCGAAGGGATGATCTGGAGTCACTGGGCTATGTGCTCATGTACTTCAATCTGGGCTCTCTGCCCTGGCAGGGGCTGAAGGCAGCCACCAAGAGGCAGAAGTACGAACGGATCAGCGAGAAGAAGATGTCCACCCCCATCGAAGTGCTGTGTAAAAGCTACCCCT CTGAGTTCGCCACGTACCTGAATTTCTGCCGCTCCTTGCGTTTTGACGACAAGCCTGACTACTCCTACCTGAGGCAGCTCTTCAGGAATCTCTTCCACCGCCAGGGTTTCTCCTATGACTACGTGTTCGACTGGAACATGCTCAAATTT GGAGCCAGCCGGGCAGCTGATGACGCTGAGCGGGAACGCCGCGATCGAGAGGAGCGGCTGAGGCACCCTCGGAACCCAGCCGCCCGCGGCCTCCCCTCCACGGCCTCTGGCCGCCTGCGGGGCACCCAGGAGGtggctcctcccacccccctcacccctaCCTCACACACTG CTAACACCTCTCCTCGGCCCGTGTCTGGCATGGAAAGAGAGCGGAAAGTGAGTATGCGGCTGCACCGCGGCGCCCCCGTCAACGTCTCCTCCTCCGATCTCACGGGCCGACAAGATACCTCCCGCATGTCGACCTCACAGGTACGTACTCCGCACAG GCACGCACTCCGGGCTCGGCGAGGTCGGGACGCTGCGGCCCATGGGCCTCTCTGTGTCCGAGCTGATCTTCGGGCTCCAAGAAGAGTGGGGTGA
- the CSNK1D gene encoding casein kinase I isoform X6 → MELRVGNRYRLGRKIGSGSFGDIYLGTDIAAGEEVAIKLECVKTKHPQLHIESKIYKMMQGGVGIPTIRWCGAEGDYNVMVMELLGPSLEDLFNFCSRKFSLKTVLLLADQMISRIEYIHSKNFIHRDVKPDNFLMGLGKKGNLVYIIDFGLAKKYRDARTHQHIPYRENKNLTGTARYASINTHLGIEQSRRDDLESLGYVLMYFNLGSLPWQGLKAATKRQKYERISEKKMSTPIEVLCKSYPSEFATYLNFCRSLRFDDKPDYSYLRQLFRNLFHRQGFSYDYVFDWNMLKFGASRAADDAERERRDREERLRHPRNPAARGLPSTASGRLRGTQEVAPPTPLTPTSHTANTSPRPVSGMERERKVSMRLHRGAPVNVSSSDLTGRQDTSRMSTSQNSIPFEHHGK, encoded by the exons ATGGAGCTCAGAGTCGGGAACAGGTACCGGCTGGGCCGGAAGATCGGTAGCGGCTCCTTCGGAGACATCTATCTCG GTACGGACATTGCTGCAGGAGAAGAAGTTGCCATCAAGCTTGAATGTGTCAAAACCAAACACCCTCAGCTCCACATTGAGAGCAAAATCTACAAAATGATGCAGGGAGGAG TGGGCATCCCCACCATCCGGTGGTGCGGGGCGGAGGGGGACTACAATGTCATGGTGATGGAGCTGTTGGGACCGAGCCTGGAAGACCTGTTCAACTTCTGCTCCAGGAAATTCAGCCTCAAAACTGTCCTGCTGCTTGCTGACCAGATG aTTAGTCGCATCGAATACATTCATTCAAAGAACTTCATCCACCGAGATGTGAAGCCAGATAACTTTCTCATGGGGCTGGGGAAGAAGGGCAACCTGGTCTACATCATTGACTTTGGGCTGGCCAAGAAGTACCGGGATGCCAGGACCCACCAGCACATCCCCTACCGCGAGAACAAAAACCTCACTGGGACGGCGCGGTACGCCTCCATCAACACGCATCTTGGAATCG AGCAATCTCGAAGGGATGATCTGGAGTCACTGGGCTATGTGCTCATGTACTTCAATCTGGGCTCTCTGCCCTGGCAGGGGCTGAAGGCAGCCACCAAGAGGCAGAAGTACGAACGGATCAGCGAGAAGAAGATGTCCACCCCCATCGAAGTGCTGTGTAAAAGCTACCCCT CTGAGTTCGCCACGTACCTGAATTTCTGCCGCTCCTTGCGTTTTGACGACAAGCCTGACTACTCCTACCTGAGGCAGCTCTTCAGGAATCTCTTCCACCGCCAGGGTTTCTCCTATGACTACGTGTTCGACTGGAACATGCTCAAATTT GGAGCCAGCCGGGCAGCTGATGACGCTGAGCGGGAACGCCGCGATCGAGAGGAGCGGCTGAGGCACCCTCGGAACCCAGCCGCCCGCGGCCTCCCCTCCACGGCCTCTGGCCGCCTGCGGGGCACCCAGGAGGtggctcctcccacccccctcacccctaCCTCACACACTG CTAACACCTCTCCTCGGCCCGTGTCTGGCATGGAAAGAGAGCGGAAAGTGAGTATGCGGCTGCACCGCGGCGCCCCCGTCAACGTCTCCTCCTCCGATCTCACGGGCCGACAAGATACCTCCCGCATGTCGACCTCACAG AATAGCATTCCTTTCGAACACCACGGCAAGTAG
- the CSNK1D gene encoding casein kinase I isoform X1, translating into MELRVGNRYRLGRKIGSGSFGDIYLGTDIAAGEEVAIKLECVKTKHPQLHIESKIYKMMQGGVGIPTIRWCGAEGDYNVMVMELLGPSLEDLFNFCSRKFSLKTVLLLADQMISRIEYIHSKNFIHRDVKPDNFLMGLGKKGNLVYIIDFGLAKKYRDARTHQHIPYRENKNLTGTARYASINTHLGIEQSRRDDLESLGYVLMYFNLGSLPWQGLKAATKRQKYERISEKKMSTPIEVLCKSYPSEFATYLNFCRSLRFDDKPDYSYLRQLFRNLFHRQGFSYDYVFDWNMLKFGASRAADDAERERRDREERLRHPRNPAARGLPSTASGRLRGTQEVAPPTPLTPTSHTANTSPRPVSGMERERKVSMRLHRGAPVNVSSSDLTGRQDTSRMSTSQDTERAMGFFPQALESMNRQRLPTRGREPRHTVCSRAPDTPGRDNRESVDPRGSVWTQDLRSRPQPAKVKEGAELILFEGKERTWRVWDDRGPEAAGTEPSFSRTVWPASAHMPLGLAVKSH; encoded by the exons ATGGAGCTCAGAGTCGGGAACAGGTACCGGCTGGGCCGGAAGATCGGTAGCGGCTCCTTCGGAGACATCTATCTCG GTACGGACATTGCTGCAGGAGAAGAAGTTGCCATCAAGCTTGAATGTGTCAAAACCAAACACCCTCAGCTCCACATTGAGAGCAAAATCTACAAAATGATGCAGGGAGGAG TGGGCATCCCCACCATCCGGTGGTGCGGGGCGGAGGGGGACTACAATGTCATGGTGATGGAGCTGTTGGGACCGAGCCTGGAAGACCTGTTCAACTTCTGCTCCAGGAAATTCAGCCTCAAAACTGTCCTGCTGCTTGCTGACCAGATG aTTAGTCGCATCGAATACATTCATTCAAAGAACTTCATCCACCGAGATGTGAAGCCAGATAACTTTCTCATGGGGCTGGGGAAGAAGGGCAACCTGGTCTACATCATTGACTTTGGGCTGGCCAAGAAGTACCGGGATGCCAGGACCCACCAGCACATCCCCTACCGCGAGAACAAAAACCTCACTGGGACGGCGCGGTACGCCTCCATCAACACGCATCTTGGAATCG AGCAATCTCGAAGGGATGATCTGGAGTCACTGGGCTATGTGCTCATGTACTTCAATCTGGGCTCTCTGCCCTGGCAGGGGCTGAAGGCAGCCACCAAGAGGCAGAAGTACGAACGGATCAGCGAGAAGAAGATGTCCACCCCCATCGAAGTGCTGTGTAAAAGCTACCCCT CTGAGTTCGCCACGTACCTGAATTTCTGCCGCTCCTTGCGTTTTGACGACAAGCCTGACTACTCCTACCTGAGGCAGCTCTTCAGGAATCTCTTCCACCGCCAGGGTTTCTCCTATGACTACGTGTTCGACTGGAACATGCTCAAATTT GGAGCCAGCCGGGCAGCTGATGACGCTGAGCGGGAACGCCGCGATCGAGAGGAGCGGCTGAGGCACCCTCGGAACCCAGCCGCCCGCGGCCTCCCCTCCACGGCCTCTGGCCGCCTGCGGGGCACCCAGGAGGtggctcctcccacccccctcacccctaCCTCACACACTG CTAACACCTCTCCTCGGCCCGTGTCTGGCATGGAAAGAGAGCGGAAAGTGAGTATGCGGCTGCACCGCGGCGCCCCCGTCAACGTCTCCTCCTCCGATCTCACGGGCCGACAAGATACCTCCCGCATGTCGACCTCACAG GACACAGAAAGGGCTATGGGCTTCTTCCCCCAAGCCCTGGAATCCATGAATCGGCAGCGTCTGCCCACGCGCGGCCGAGAGCCCAGGCATACAGTCTGCTCCAGGGCCCCAGATACCCCAGGCAGGGACAATCGGGAGTCTGTGGACCCCAGGGGCTCTGTCTGGACTCAGGATCTACGTTCTCGACCTCAGCCAGCGAAGgtgaaggaaggggcagagctaATTCTCTTTGAGGGAAAAGAACGTACATGGAGGGTTTGGGACGACAGAGGGCCCGAGGCTGCTGGGACCGAGCCCAGCTTCTCCCGCACGGTGTGGCCAGCCTCGGCCCACATGCCCTTGGGCCTTGCTGTGAAGTCTCACTGA
- the CSNK1D gene encoding casein kinase I isoform X7, translating to MLRIRVPPRVPGHKPEWDSGTDIAAGEEVAIKLECVKTKHPQLHIESKIYKMMQGGVGIPTIRWCGAEGDYNVMVMELLGPSLEDLFNFCSRKFSLKTVLLLADQMISRIEYIHSKNFIHRDVKPDNFLMGLGKKGNLVYIIDFGLAKKYRDARTHQHIPYRENKNLTGTARYASINTHLGIEQSRRDDLESLGYVLMYFNLGSLPWQGLKAATKRQKYERISEKKMSTPIEVLCKSYPSEFATYLNFCRSLRFDDKPDYSYLRQLFRNLFHRQGFSYDYVFDWNMLKFGASRAADDAERERRDREERLRHPRNPAARGLPSTASGRLRGTQEVAPPTPLTPTSHTANTSPRPVSGMERERKVSMRLHRGAPVNVSSSDLTGRQDTSRMSTSQNSIPFEHHGK from the exons ATGTTGCGCATCCGCGTTCCGCCCAGGGTACCTGGACATAAACCAGAGTGGGATTCAG GTACGGACATTGCTGCAGGAGAAGAAGTTGCCATCAAGCTTGAATGTGTCAAAACCAAACACCCTCAGCTCCACATTGAGAGCAAAATCTACAAAATGATGCAGGGAGGAG TGGGCATCCCCACCATCCGGTGGTGCGGGGCGGAGGGGGACTACAATGTCATGGTGATGGAGCTGTTGGGACCGAGCCTGGAAGACCTGTTCAACTTCTGCTCCAGGAAATTCAGCCTCAAAACTGTCCTGCTGCTTGCTGACCAGATG aTTAGTCGCATCGAATACATTCATTCAAAGAACTTCATCCACCGAGATGTGAAGCCAGATAACTTTCTCATGGGGCTGGGGAAGAAGGGCAACCTGGTCTACATCATTGACTTTGGGCTGGCCAAGAAGTACCGGGATGCCAGGACCCACCAGCACATCCCCTACCGCGAGAACAAAAACCTCACTGGGACGGCGCGGTACGCCTCCATCAACACGCATCTTGGAATCG AGCAATCTCGAAGGGATGATCTGGAGTCACTGGGCTATGTGCTCATGTACTTCAATCTGGGCTCTCTGCCCTGGCAGGGGCTGAAGGCAGCCACCAAGAGGCAGAAGTACGAACGGATCAGCGAGAAGAAGATGTCCACCCCCATCGAAGTGCTGTGTAAAAGCTACCCCT CTGAGTTCGCCACGTACCTGAATTTCTGCCGCTCCTTGCGTTTTGACGACAAGCCTGACTACTCCTACCTGAGGCAGCTCTTCAGGAATCTCTTCCACCGCCAGGGTTTCTCCTATGACTACGTGTTCGACTGGAACATGCTCAAATTT GGAGCCAGCCGGGCAGCTGATGACGCTGAGCGGGAACGCCGCGATCGAGAGGAGCGGCTGAGGCACCCTCGGAACCCAGCCGCCCGCGGCCTCCCCTCCACGGCCTCTGGCCGCCTGCGGGGCACCCAGGAGGtggctcctcccacccccctcacccctaCCTCACACACTG CTAACACCTCTCCTCGGCCCGTGTCTGGCATGGAAAGAGAGCGGAAAGTGAGTATGCGGCTGCACCGCGGCGCCCCCGTCAACGTCTCCTCCTCCGATCTCACGGGCCGACAAGATACCTCCCGCATGTCGACCTCACAG AATAGCATTCCTTTCGAACACCACGGCAAGTAG
- the CSNK1D gene encoding casein kinase I isoform X4 yields MELRVGNRYRLGRKIGSGSFGDIYLGTDIAAGEEVAIKLECVKTKHPQLHIESKIYKMMQGGVGIPTIRWCGAEGDYNVMVMELLGPSLEDLFNFCSRKFSLKTVLLLADQMISRIEYIHSKNFIHRDVKPDNFLMGLGKKGNLVYIIDFGLAKKYRDARTHQHIPYRENKNLTGTARYASINTHLGIEQSRRDDLESLGYVLMYFNLGSLPWQGLKAATKRQKYERISEKKMSTPIEVLCKSYPSEFATYLNFCRSLRFDDKPDYSYLRQLFRNLFHRQGFSYDYVFDWNMLKFGASRAADDAERERRDREERLRHPRNPAARGLPSTASGRLRGTQEVAPPTPLTPTSHTANTSPRPVSGMERERKVSMRLHRGAPVNVSSSDLTGRQDTSRMSTSQRSRDVASLRLHAARQGARCRPQRPRRTTY; encoded by the exons ATGGAGCTCAGAGTCGGGAACAGGTACCGGCTGGGCCGGAAGATCGGTAGCGGCTCCTTCGGAGACATCTATCTCG GTACGGACATTGCTGCAGGAGAAGAAGTTGCCATCAAGCTTGAATGTGTCAAAACCAAACACCCTCAGCTCCACATTGAGAGCAAAATCTACAAAATGATGCAGGGAGGAG TGGGCATCCCCACCATCCGGTGGTGCGGGGCGGAGGGGGACTACAATGTCATGGTGATGGAGCTGTTGGGACCGAGCCTGGAAGACCTGTTCAACTTCTGCTCCAGGAAATTCAGCCTCAAAACTGTCCTGCTGCTTGCTGACCAGATG aTTAGTCGCATCGAATACATTCATTCAAAGAACTTCATCCACCGAGATGTGAAGCCAGATAACTTTCTCATGGGGCTGGGGAAGAAGGGCAACCTGGTCTACATCATTGACTTTGGGCTGGCCAAGAAGTACCGGGATGCCAGGACCCACCAGCACATCCCCTACCGCGAGAACAAAAACCTCACTGGGACGGCGCGGTACGCCTCCATCAACACGCATCTTGGAATCG AGCAATCTCGAAGGGATGATCTGGAGTCACTGGGCTATGTGCTCATGTACTTCAATCTGGGCTCTCTGCCCTGGCAGGGGCTGAAGGCAGCCACCAAGAGGCAGAAGTACGAACGGATCAGCGAGAAGAAGATGTCCACCCCCATCGAAGTGCTGTGTAAAAGCTACCCCT CTGAGTTCGCCACGTACCTGAATTTCTGCCGCTCCTTGCGTTTTGACGACAAGCCTGACTACTCCTACCTGAGGCAGCTCTTCAGGAATCTCTTCCACCGCCAGGGTTTCTCCTATGACTACGTGTTCGACTGGAACATGCTCAAATTT GGAGCCAGCCGGGCAGCTGATGACGCTGAGCGGGAACGCCGCGATCGAGAGGAGCGGCTGAGGCACCCTCGGAACCCAGCCGCCCGCGGCCTCCCCTCCACGGCCTCTGGCCGCCTGCGGGGCACCCAGGAGGtggctcctcccacccccctcacccctaCCTCACACACTG CTAACACCTCTCCTCGGCCCGTGTCTGGCATGGAAAGAGAGCGGAAAGTGAGTATGCGGCTGCACCGCGGCGCCCCCGTCAACGTCTCCTCCTCCGATCTCACGGGCCGACAAGATACCTCCCGCATGTCGACCTCACAG
- the CSNK1D gene encoding casein kinase I isoform X5, with the protein MELRVGNRYRLGRKIGSGSFGDIYLGTDIAAGEEVAIKLECVKTKHPQLHIESKIYKMMQGGVGIPTIRWCGAEGDYNVMVMELLGPSLEDLFNFCSRKFSLKTVLLLADQMISRIEYIHSKNFIHRDVKPDNFLMGLGKKGNLVYIIDFGLAKKYRDARTHQHIPYRENKNLTGTARYASINTHLGIEQSRRDDLESLGYVLMYFNLGSLPWQGLKAATKRQKYERISEKKMSTPIEVLCKSYPSEFATYLNFCRSLRFDDKPDYSYLRQLFRNLFHRQGFSYDYVFDWNMLKFGASRAADDAERERRDREERLRHPRNPAARGLPSTASGRLRGTQEVAPPTPLTPTSHTANTSPRPVSGMERERKVSMRLHRGAPVNVSSSDLTGRQDTSRMSTSQIPGRVASSGLQSVVHR; encoded by the exons ATGGAGCTCAGAGTCGGGAACAGGTACCGGCTGGGCCGGAAGATCGGTAGCGGCTCCTTCGGAGACATCTATCTCG GTACGGACATTGCTGCAGGAGAAGAAGTTGCCATCAAGCTTGAATGTGTCAAAACCAAACACCCTCAGCTCCACATTGAGAGCAAAATCTACAAAATGATGCAGGGAGGAG TGGGCATCCCCACCATCCGGTGGTGCGGGGCGGAGGGGGACTACAATGTCATGGTGATGGAGCTGTTGGGACCGAGCCTGGAAGACCTGTTCAACTTCTGCTCCAGGAAATTCAGCCTCAAAACTGTCCTGCTGCTTGCTGACCAGATG aTTAGTCGCATCGAATACATTCATTCAAAGAACTTCATCCACCGAGATGTGAAGCCAGATAACTTTCTCATGGGGCTGGGGAAGAAGGGCAACCTGGTCTACATCATTGACTTTGGGCTGGCCAAGAAGTACCGGGATGCCAGGACCCACCAGCACATCCCCTACCGCGAGAACAAAAACCTCACTGGGACGGCGCGGTACGCCTCCATCAACACGCATCTTGGAATCG AGCAATCTCGAAGGGATGATCTGGAGTCACTGGGCTATGTGCTCATGTACTTCAATCTGGGCTCTCTGCCCTGGCAGGGGCTGAAGGCAGCCACCAAGAGGCAGAAGTACGAACGGATCAGCGAGAAGAAGATGTCCACCCCCATCGAAGTGCTGTGTAAAAGCTACCCCT CTGAGTTCGCCACGTACCTGAATTTCTGCCGCTCCTTGCGTTTTGACGACAAGCCTGACTACTCCTACCTGAGGCAGCTCTTCAGGAATCTCTTCCACCGCCAGGGTTTCTCCTATGACTACGTGTTCGACTGGAACATGCTCAAATTT GGAGCCAGCCGGGCAGCTGATGACGCTGAGCGGGAACGCCGCGATCGAGAGGAGCGGCTGAGGCACCCTCGGAACCCAGCCGCCCGCGGCCTCCCCTCCACGGCCTCTGGCCGCCTGCGGGGCACCCAGGAGGtggctcctcccacccccctcacccctaCCTCACACACTG CTAACACCTCTCCTCGGCCCGTGTCTGGCATGGAAAGAGAGCGGAAAGTGAGTATGCGGCTGCACCGCGGCGCCCCCGTCAACGTCTCCTCCTCCGATCTCACGGGCCGACAAGATACCTCCCGCATGTCGACCTCACAG ATTCCCGGTCGGGTGGCTTCCAGTGGTCTTCAGTCTGTGGTGCACCGATGA
- the CSNK1D gene encoding casein kinase I isoform X2 translates to MLRIRVPPRVPGHKPEWDSGTDIAAGEEVAIKLECVKTKHPQLHIESKIYKMMQGGVGIPTIRWCGAEGDYNVMVMELLGPSLEDLFNFCSRKFSLKTVLLLADQMISRIEYIHSKNFIHRDVKPDNFLMGLGKKGNLVYIIDFGLAKKYRDARTHQHIPYRENKNLTGTARYASINTHLGIEQSRRDDLESLGYVLMYFNLGSLPWQGLKAATKRQKYERISEKKMSTPIEVLCKSYPSEFATYLNFCRSLRFDDKPDYSYLRQLFRNLFHRQGFSYDYVFDWNMLKFGASRAADDAERERRDREERLRHPRNPAARGLPSTASGRLRGTQEVAPPTPLTPTSHTANTSPRPVSGMERERKVSMRLHRGAPVNVSSSDLTGRQDTSRMSTSQDTERAMGFFPQALESMNRQRLPTRGREPRHTVCSRAPDTPGRDNRESVDPRGSVWTQDLRSRPQPAKVKEGAELILFEGKERTWRVWDDRGPEAAGTEPSFSRTVWPASAHMPLGLAVKSH, encoded by the exons ATGTTGCGCATCCGCGTTCCGCCCAGGGTACCTGGACATAAACCAGAGTGGGATTCAG GTACGGACATTGCTGCAGGAGAAGAAGTTGCCATCAAGCTTGAATGTGTCAAAACCAAACACCCTCAGCTCCACATTGAGAGCAAAATCTACAAAATGATGCAGGGAGGAG TGGGCATCCCCACCATCCGGTGGTGCGGGGCGGAGGGGGACTACAATGTCATGGTGATGGAGCTGTTGGGACCGAGCCTGGAAGACCTGTTCAACTTCTGCTCCAGGAAATTCAGCCTCAAAACTGTCCTGCTGCTTGCTGACCAGATG aTTAGTCGCATCGAATACATTCATTCAAAGAACTTCATCCACCGAGATGTGAAGCCAGATAACTTTCTCATGGGGCTGGGGAAGAAGGGCAACCTGGTCTACATCATTGACTTTGGGCTGGCCAAGAAGTACCGGGATGCCAGGACCCACCAGCACATCCCCTACCGCGAGAACAAAAACCTCACTGGGACGGCGCGGTACGCCTCCATCAACACGCATCTTGGAATCG AGCAATCTCGAAGGGATGATCTGGAGTCACTGGGCTATGTGCTCATGTACTTCAATCTGGGCTCTCTGCCCTGGCAGGGGCTGAAGGCAGCCACCAAGAGGCAGAAGTACGAACGGATCAGCGAGAAGAAGATGTCCACCCCCATCGAAGTGCTGTGTAAAAGCTACCCCT CTGAGTTCGCCACGTACCTGAATTTCTGCCGCTCCTTGCGTTTTGACGACAAGCCTGACTACTCCTACCTGAGGCAGCTCTTCAGGAATCTCTTCCACCGCCAGGGTTTCTCCTATGACTACGTGTTCGACTGGAACATGCTCAAATTT GGAGCCAGCCGGGCAGCTGATGACGCTGAGCGGGAACGCCGCGATCGAGAGGAGCGGCTGAGGCACCCTCGGAACCCAGCCGCCCGCGGCCTCCCCTCCACGGCCTCTGGCCGCCTGCGGGGCACCCAGGAGGtggctcctcccacccccctcacccctaCCTCACACACTG CTAACACCTCTCCTCGGCCCGTGTCTGGCATGGAAAGAGAGCGGAAAGTGAGTATGCGGCTGCACCGCGGCGCCCCCGTCAACGTCTCCTCCTCCGATCTCACGGGCCGACAAGATACCTCCCGCATGTCGACCTCACAG GACACAGAAAGGGCTATGGGCTTCTTCCCCCAAGCCCTGGAATCCATGAATCGGCAGCGTCTGCCCACGCGCGGCCGAGAGCCCAGGCATACAGTCTGCTCCAGGGCCCCAGATACCCCAGGCAGGGACAATCGGGAGTCTGTGGACCCCAGGGGCTCTGTCTGGACTCAGGATCTACGTTCTCGACCTCAGCCAGCGAAGgtgaaggaaggggcagagctaATTCTCTTTGAGGGAAAAGAACGTACATGGAGGGTTTGGGACGACAGAGGGCCCGAGGCTGCTGGGACCGAGCCCAGCTTCTCCCGCACGGTGTGGCCAGCCTCGGCCCACATGCCCTTGGGCCTTGCTGTGAAGTCTCACTGA